Within the Bacillus marinisedimentorum genome, the region ACTTTATTGTTTTCTTCCTCTAGGATTCTTGTGCTAACCCCAATGCTATTTACCTTGCCGATTTGACAAAGCCAGAGTTAAATAAACGTTTAATTAACATGGTCCATGCAGGTCCGACAGCCGGCAGGGATTTTTTTCTCGAGGCGGAATCGTGGTATGATGGTATGGATATTATATGAACCGGCTTGGAGTGAAACGGAATGGCAAATAGACCGAAAACCAATGCCATGCGCCTTCTTGAAGCAAATCGGATAGATTACCGCATCCTCAGCTATGATAAAACGGATGGTAAAATAGATGGGGTTTCTGTAGCAGGCAAAATCGGGAAGGATCCTGCATCTGTTTATAAAACGCTAGTGTGCCGGGGGACAAGCGGGGAACTTTATGTATTCGTCATCCCGGTTGCCGCCGAGTTGGATATGAAAAAAGCGGCGAAAGCTTCCGGCGAGAAAAAGATGGAAATGATTCCGGTAAAAGATATCCAAAAGCTGACCGGCTATGTAAGGGGCGGATGCTCCCCGGTCGGGATGAAAAAGCAGTATGCGACTTACATCGATAAAAGGGCGGAATCGCTTGAAAACATCATTGTCAGCGCAGGAAAAGTCGGCCTGCAGGTTGAAATTTCCCCTGCATCGCTTTGCGGTGTAACGAATGCCATATTGCTGGAACTTGTTAAATAGCTGCTCAAGGATGGAATAATTCAAGGGAACAATACGGAAGACAGGACGGGGAAGTTTCCCCGGCCAAACAGAAAGGAATGGAATGATGGGCAAAATAGTAGTACTTGCTGAAAAGCCTTCAGTAGGAAGAGATATAGCAAGGGTGCTTCAATGCACCAAAAAGGGGAACGGCTTTCTTGAAGGCCAAAAATACATTGTGACATGGGCGCTTGGGCATCTGGTTGAGCTGGCTGAGCCGGAACGCTATGATGATAAGTATAAAACGTGGAAACTGGAAGACTTGCCGATGATCCCGTCACCGCTGAAGCTCCAGGTGATCCGTAAAACCGGGAAGCAATTCAGCACTGTGAAAGCACAGATGGCCCGCAAAGACGTAAATGAAATTGTCATTGCCACGGATGCTGGGCGTGAAGGGGAACTGGTGGCGCGCTGGATTATCGAAAAGGCGAGAGTGAACAAGCCAATCAAGCGGCTCTGGATTTCATCTGTGACGGATAAAGCCATCAAAGATGGGTTCAGTCAATTGAAAAACGGCAAAGCATATGAAAACTTGTATGAGTCGGCAGTTGCACGTTCGGAAGCGGACTGGTATGTCGGCATGAACGCAACCCGCGCTCTGACAACGAAGCATAACGCCCAGCTTTCGTGCGGGAGGGTTCAGACGCCGACACTGGGCATGATCGCCCTCCGTGAAGATGAAATAAAGCGTTTTGTTCCGAAGCCGTATTACGGAATCAGTGCTGTTACAGACCAGGTATCTTTCACATGGCGGGATAAAAAATCGAACGATGCGAAAACGTTCAACAAGCAAACAGCGGAACGCATATTGCAATCGATCAGAAATAAGGACGCTGAAATTGTGGCAGTCGACAAGAAGCCGAAGAAAAGCTACGCACCGCAGCTTTATGACTTGACAGAACTGCAGCGGGATGCGCATAAACGATTCGGTTTTTCGGCGAAAGAAACGTTATCCACCCTGCAAAAGTTGTATGAACAGCATAAGCTTGTCACTTATCCGCGTACGGATTCCCGCTTTTTATCAAGTGACATTACCGATACGCTGAAAGACCGCATCAAGGCCTGTGAAACCGGGCCTTACCGGAAGGCTGCAGCAAAAGCGGCGAGCCGGCCCATTAAAGTGAATAAGTCTTTTGTCGATGACCAAAAGGTGTCTGATCACCATGCGATCATCCCGACGGAAGAAAAAGCGAATCTCAGTTCACTGAGCAGCAGAGAGCGGAATTTGTACGAGTTGATTGTGAAACGGTTCCTCGCTGTTCTGTATCCTCCGTTTGAATATGAACAGACTACCGTGAAAGCGGACATCGGCGGGGAGATATTCTATGCGAACGGGAAAGGGATTCTTGCAGACGGCTGGAAGGAAGTGTATGACCTTGCTGCCGACGATGAAGAGGAAAACGACGGGCTGAAAGACCAGGAGCTGCCCCCTCTGAAAAAAGGAGACCGCTTGCCGGTCGTTTCAATGAAGATGACCGATGGGGAAACAAAACCGCCAAAACGGTTCAACGAAGGAACGCTTTTGTCAGCTATGGAAAATCCCGCGAAGTATATGCCGGGCGAACGCAAGGACTTGATCAAGACGATCGGTGAAACCGGAGGGCTTGGCACGGTCGCAACCAGGGCGGACATCATCGAGAAACTGTTCAACAGTTTCCTGATTGAAAAACGCGGCAGTGAAATTTTCATTACCTCAAAAGGCAAACAGCTGCTTGATCTTGTGCCGGAGGATTTGAAATCGCCGGCGCTTACGGCACAGTGGGAACAGCAGCTTGAATCGATCGCCAAAGGAAAACTTGCCAAAAACTCGTTCATCCAGGAAATCAAATCATATACAAAAACCTCCGTGAATGAAATCAAACACAGTGATCAAAAATTCAAGCATGATAACGTGACGGGGACAAAATGTCCTGACTGCGGAAAGTTGATGCTTGAAGTGAAAGGGAAAAAAGGAAAAATGCTTGTCTGCCAGGACCGCGACTGCGGACACCGGAAAAATGTGGCCAAAGTGACAAACGCACGCTGCCCGAACTGCAAAAAGAAAATGGAGCTGCGCGGTGAGGGCGAAGGCCAGACATTCGTCTGCCGCTGCGGCTACCGAGAAAAAATGTCGGCTTTCCAGGAGCGAAGGAAAAAACAGCAGCAGAACAAAGCATCCAAGCGCGACGTCAACAAGTATTTAAAAAAGCAAGACAGCGACGAACCCATCAACAATGCGCTGGCAGAACAGCTTAAAAAACTGGGCCTTGATAAAAAATGACAAACTTAACAAAACATTTATAAAACCGTTACATCAGTTTCATATCCTTAATGTGCGGTAATATAATAACGAGCAGGGGGCGTTCTATGTTCCTGCTCGTTAATTCTTTTAAAAAGCTGTAAAGAGGATTACAATAGATATAGATTAGGATTGCTTCGGAAAAATAGCTAAGAAGAATTCGCAGCCAGTTAGAGCGTGAAGTCTCGGTGAATAGCTGAAAATCCCCTTTAAAGCCGCCGCCTTCTGCGGGAGTGCAGAGGCGGCACGTCCTGTGTAAGTGCGGAAAGTGTACGGTTTTGATCACGCTTTTTAACATGGCCCTCATACCGTGAAAAGGAAAATATTCCATTTTTTCAAAAAAATAAGATATACTAATCTATAAACCATTCCTATATAATGAAAGAGTTGCACGAAGGATATCATGTAGAGGGTTTTTGTAAACTCAAAGAGGTGAACGTAAATGAAGCTTCTCAAAGAGACATATCATACACTGCGGACAAAAAAATACAGCCTGTTTCTTTTGGCTTTCGTTCTGTTCTGGCTTAAAACGTATTCCGCTTATTTGATTGAATTCAACCTGGGCGTTGAGAGTCTGATGCAGCATTTTCTTTTATTCTTGAACCCGGTCAGTTCAGCTCTGTTCTTTTTTGCATTCGCTTTAATGTTTTCAGGAAGAGCGCAGCAATATGCCCTTGTGGCGATTAACTTCCTGATGTCATTTCTTCTATACGCGAATATTGCATACTACCGTTTTTTCAATGATTTCATTACCGTTCCGGTTCTCATGCAGGCGAAGAAAAACGGCGGCCAGCTGGGCGGCAGTGCACTTGCGCTGATGTCACCGCTGGATATTCTGTATTTTGCCGATACGATCTTGCTGCTTGCAATCGTGCTGATGAAAAAGGTGGAGACGCAGCCGAAACTGGCGGCTCGCCCGCTTACGGGTCTGTTTGTTGCTGCGATGCTCATTTTTTCAGTTAACCTTGGGCTGGCAAATATTGACCGCCCTCAGCTGCTGACCCGTACGTTTGACCGTAACTATATCGTTA harbors:
- the ybaK gene encoding Cys-tRNA(Pro) deacylase, with the translated sequence MANRPKTNAMRLLEANRIDYRILSYDKTDGKIDGVSVAGKIGKDPASVYKTLVCRGTSGELYVFVIPVAAELDMKKAAKASGEKKMEMIPVKDIQKLTGYVRGGCSPVGMKKQYATYIDKRAESLENIIVSAGKVGLQVEISPASLCGVTNAILLELVK
- a CDS encoding DNA topoisomerase III; the protein is MGKIVVLAEKPSVGRDIARVLQCTKKGNGFLEGQKYIVTWALGHLVELAEPERYDDKYKTWKLEDLPMIPSPLKLQVIRKTGKQFSTVKAQMARKDVNEIVIATDAGREGELVARWIIEKARVNKPIKRLWISSVTDKAIKDGFSQLKNGKAYENLYESAVARSEADWYVGMNATRALTTKHNAQLSCGRVQTPTLGMIALREDEIKRFVPKPYYGISAVTDQVSFTWRDKKSNDAKTFNKQTAERILQSIRNKDAEIVAVDKKPKKSYAPQLYDLTELQRDAHKRFGFSAKETLSTLQKLYEQHKLVTYPRTDSRFLSSDITDTLKDRIKACETGPYRKAAAKAASRPIKVNKSFVDDQKVSDHHAIIPTEEKANLSSLSSRERNLYELIVKRFLAVLYPPFEYEQTTVKADIGGEIFYANGKGILADGWKEVYDLAADDEEENDGLKDQELPPLKKGDRLPVVSMKMTDGETKPPKRFNEGTLLSAMENPAKYMPGERKDLIKTIGETGGLGTVATRADIIEKLFNSFLIEKRGSEIFITSKGKQLLDLVPEDLKSPALTAQWEQQLESIAKGKLAKNSFIQEIKSYTKTSVNEIKHSDQKFKHDNVTGTKCPDCGKLMLEVKGKKGKMLVCQDRDCGHRKNVAKVTNARCPNCKKKMELRGEGEGQTFVCRCGYREKMSAFQERRKKQQQNKASKRDVNKYLKKQDSDEPINNALAEQLKKLGLDKK